The following are encoded in a window of uncultured Sphaerochaeta sp. genomic DNA:
- the trpC gene encoding indole-3-glycerol phosphate synthase TrpC, which translates to MDILQSLAASTANRYHGKQTVSIENRAFSNVLEGHPFKHALESDHLAVIAEVKKASPSKGVIASSFDPLAIAKEYEAGGASALSVLTEPTRFLGDDAYLTSIGESVPLPLLRKDFIITTYQILESRILGASAILLIAALLDKNTLSSFLSLTRSLGMDALVEVHDEVEMDLALGAGATIIGVNNRNLRNFSVNLETSLRLIHSIPSSVTAVSESGIRGREDAILLKQAGFSAILVGEQLMRRVDRAQAVQELKV; encoded by the coding sequence ATGGATATCTTACAATCACTCGCAGCAAGCACTGCCAACCGATACCATGGAAAACAAACCGTGAGTATTGAGAATCGTGCATTTTCCAACGTACTGGAAGGTCACCCATTCAAGCATGCCTTGGAGAGTGACCATCTTGCCGTGATTGCTGAAGTAAAAAAGGCATCCCCTTCAAAAGGAGTCATTGCATCTTCCTTTGACCCACTGGCAATCGCAAAAGAGTATGAAGCGGGAGGCGCTTCTGCATTGAGTGTTCTTACTGAACCTACCCGTTTTTTAGGTGATGATGCATATCTGACCAGTATTGGAGAGAGTGTTCCCCTCCCACTTCTCAGGAAGGATTTCATCATAACGACCTACCAGATTCTGGAATCACGGATTCTGGGAGCTTCCGCGATTTTGCTCATCGCCGCTCTGCTTGATAAAAACACCTTGTCTTCCTTTCTCTCCCTCACCAGGAGCCTTGGGATGGATGCCTTGGTGGAAGTACATGATGAAGTGGAGATGGATTTAGCGCTGGGAGCCGGAGCAACGATCATAGGAGTGAATAATCGCAACCTCCGTAATTTTTCAGTCAATCTTGAAACCAGCCTTCGCTTGATTCACTCAATCCCATCTTCTGTAACGGCTGTCAGTGAGAGCGGTATCAGGGGAAGAGAGGATGCAATTCTGCTCAAGCAAGCTGGATTCTCCGCAATATTGGTAGGTGAACAGCTGATGAGAAGAGTCGACCGAGCACAGGCCGTACAGGAATTGAAGGTATGA
- a CDS encoding EAL domain-containing protein — protein MMRLQRKTVTRIVRYILLFVMPVVLLILFLLRGYETSLRDQVKLRLQAEQERGISVIANQVENAFSQFVSDLLVVHNSNELAAYRGNQNEGTSQEVANLLVRISKQKSYILHQRLLNEQGLLLAQADTNAEGMVSLLGAEHLADSGISEMVQEIQTLSPNVLYISDILPQNEGNPILTLALPVYQGSRMTGIIAIDYDACYLLSFLSVYQTSLMKDLQFSIIDRQGNIIIEGASDCKNIYAEGMNLFSREPGMRSQLTGNRIGSYVSEDMAYTFQAIYPASSERLFFSTSNNWLWAVVSSYEHDQLPILTQDFLLSHPSVKFLLSFLVLFVGSAAVVILQVRADDKQQLRISSLIADYASNGVVVYDPEGRVTFCNKAFEELSGYTQEELQGKKEMALRYDLFFSRESDGGALRPVWVYHESKHRLLCSLDVIQVEGKRGQGNHAIEIYSPSQWSTMELLQLCKENRIDYHQCFARTILIPEGTGSFVCLQIQLLNSKEIGMRLNQRERVLFSNRFSTTLEKVLDTSFPILSAGFDSYLLFFETRSSASDIERRVASLLSGFHLPYLFGQSSLALQLSVGISLYPEPSPSLYALVENAAIAMHMVTPGTEHGYLFYDKQVAMRYARRIAIKDALASVFETEQLYLAYQALVSVKKEKIIGAEALIRWNHPELGPIYPDEFLPLIRELQLTELLGRFVIESAISFLHTHWKEIASSIPNFILSINLSADELSNVHLTDLLVSELNRQKIPRSMLEVELTEHTAVESLSNTNAIMDQLHTHGVSLAIDDFGTGFSSLSYLLELPADMIKIDRSFISRYPESESITIYRTVLLMAKEMGAVVLAEGVETAEQLEFLKIIGCDYYQGYLFSKPVDEDTFMRQVFRAAE, from the coding sequence ATGATGCGACTACAGCGAAAGACCGTAACGAGGATAGTTCGGTATATTCTGTTGTTTGTAATGCCGGTGGTACTCCTTATCCTATTCTTGTTGAGAGGATATGAGACATCGTTACGCGACCAAGTCAAGCTCCGACTTCAGGCAGAGCAAGAACGTGGTATCTCGGTTATCGCAAACCAGGTTGAGAATGCCTTTAGTCAGTTTGTCTCCGATCTCTTGGTTGTCCATAATTCAAATGAACTAGCAGCATATAGAGGAAATCAGAATGAAGGAACCTCGCAGGAGGTTGCAAATCTTCTGGTTCGTATCAGCAAACAAAAATCGTATATCCTGCACCAACGCCTGCTTAACGAGCAAGGGCTCTTGCTTGCCCAAGCCGATACCAATGCAGAAGGCATGGTAAGTTTGTTGGGCGCCGAACATCTTGCTGATAGTGGTATCAGTGAAATGGTTCAGGAGATACAAACACTCAGTCCAAATGTACTCTACATCTCAGACATTCTCCCTCAAAATGAAGGGAATCCCATACTTACCCTTGCTCTTCCTGTGTATCAGGGATCCAGGATGACTGGCATTATTGCCATCGATTATGATGCTTGTTATCTTCTCTCATTTCTTTCAGTATATCAGACTTCGCTGATGAAGGACCTGCAGTTCAGTATCATTGACAGACAGGGGAACATCATCATCGAAGGGGCATCAGATTGTAAAAATATCTATGCAGAGGGAATGAATCTGTTTTCTCGTGAACCAGGAATGCGTAGTCAATTGACAGGGAATAGAATTGGTTCCTATGTTTCTGAGGATATGGCGTATACCTTTCAAGCCATCTATCCAGCAAGCAGTGAGAGGCTGTTCTTCTCTACATCGAACAACTGGCTCTGGGCGGTTGTCAGTAGCTATGAACATGATCAGTTGCCGATTTTGACACAGGATTTCTTATTGTCGCATCCTTCGGTTAAATTCCTGCTCTCCTTCCTGGTACTCTTCGTTGGTTCCGCTGCCGTAGTCATCCTCCAGGTCAGGGCAGATGATAAGCAACAACTACGTATCAGCTCCCTGATCGCAGATTATGCATCCAACGGTGTGGTGGTCTATGACCCAGAAGGTCGGGTCACCTTCTGCAACAAGGCATTTGAGGAGCTAAGTGGGTACACACAGGAGGAGTTACAGGGAAAGAAGGAGATGGCTCTCCGATATGACCTTTTCTTCTCCCGTGAATCGGATGGTGGAGCACTTCGCCCAGTATGGGTGTATCATGAGAGCAAACACCGCTTGCTCTGTTCTCTGGACGTTATCCAAGTAGAAGGGAAGCGGGGGCAGGGGAATCATGCAATAGAGATCTACAGCCCCTCCCAGTGGAGCACGATGGAGTTGCTGCAGCTATGCAAGGAAAACCGAATTGACTACCATCAGTGTTTTGCGAGAACTATACTGATTCCTGAAGGTACTGGTTCGTTTGTTTGTCTGCAGATACAACTCTTGAACAGTAAGGAGATTGGGATGCGTCTCAATCAACGGGAGCGAGTGCTCTTCTCGAATAGGTTCTCTACAACGCTTGAGAAGGTTCTCGATACGAGCTTTCCTATCCTTTCAGCAGGATTTGATTCATACCTGCTCTTCTTTGAAACGAGAAGCAGTGCGTCCGATATTGAGAGAAGGGTAGCATCACTTCTCTCCGGTTTCCATCTTCCTTATCTTTTCGGTCAGTCCTCCCTTGCCTTGCAGCTCTCGGTAGGAATCTCTCTCTATCCAGAACCAAGTCCAAGCCTCTATGCTCTAGTAGAAAATGCTGCAATTGCCATGCATATGGTTACTCCAGGGACGGAACATGGATATCTTTTTTACGATAAACAGGTTGCAATGCGTTATGCAAGGAGAATAGCAATCAAGGATGCACTTGCCTCAGTGTTTGAAACCGAACAGCTTTATCTGGCCTATCAGGCACTTGTCTCAGTTAAGAAAGAGAAAATTATCGGAGCAGAAGCACTTATAAGATGGAATCATCCTGAGTTAGGGCCCATCTATCCGGATGAGTTCCTTCCCCTTATCAGGGAGCTCCAATTGACCGAGTTGTTGGGCAGATTTGTGATCGAGAGTGCAATCAGCTTCCTTCATACACACTGGAAGGAAATTGCTTCCTCCATACCTAATTTTATCTTATCCATCAATCTAAGTGCTGATGAACTCTCCAATGTACATCTTACCGACCTATTGGTCAGTGAACTGAACAGGCAAAAGATTCCACGCTCCATGTTGGAAGTTGAATTGACCGAGCATACTGCAGTGGAAAGTCTCAGTAATACGAATGCAATCATGGACCAGTTGCACACACACGGGGTTTCATTGGCAATTGATGATTTTGGCACTGGTTTCAGTTCCCTCTCTTACTTGCTTGAATTACCAGCAGATATGATCAAGATTGACCGTTCATTTATTTCACGCTATCCCGAATCTGAGTCCATTACCATTTACAGGACTGTCTTGCTTATGGCCAAGGAGATGGGAGCAGTGGTACTCGCAGAGGGGGTGGAGACAGCCGAACAGCTGGAATTCCTCAAAATCATTGGTTGTGATTACTATCAGGGGTATCTCTTCAGCAAACCTGTGGATGAGGATACCTTCATGAGGCAGGTATTCAGGGCCGCCGAATAA
- a CDS encoding aminodeoxychorismate/anthranilate synthase component II produces the protein MILLIDNYDSFSYNLYQMIGALEPDIQVVRNDVMTVEEIASLGMQAIIISPGPGTCQEAGIIISLIQQLGPTVPILGVCLGHQAIATAFGATVSYAETLYHGKQSMCVLDTSSPLFHNLEREEKVGRYHSLTVKADSLPPSLTLTGWTEDGQVMAIQHTHYPIYGVQFHPESILTPRGETLLKNFLEVAYTYKGAAQ, from the coding sequence ATGATCCTATTGATTGATAACTACGATAGTTTTTCCTACAACCTCTACCAGATGATAGGGGCATTGGAACCGGATATCCAGGTAGTCCGTAATGATGTCATGACCGTAGAGGAGATTGCATCACTTGGCATGCAGGCCATTATCATCTCCCCAGGCCCCGGAACTTGCCAGGAAGCGGGAATCATCATCAGCCTTATACAACAACTTGGCCCAACAGTTCCCATACTTGGTGTCTGTCTGGGTCATCAGGCGATCGCCACCGCATTTGGCGCTACAGTCTCTTATGCAGAGACACTCTACCATGGCAAACAATCAATGTGTGTATTGGACACCTCATCCCCCCTCTTTCACAACCTGGAAAGGGAAGAAAAGGTAGGCCGATACCACTCCCTGACAGTAAAGGCCGACAGCCTTCCCCCCTCCCTGACCTTGACTGGATGGACAGAGGATGGACAGGTAATGGCCATACAGCACACCCACTACCCCATCTATGGAGTGCAATTCCACCCAGAATCCATCCTCACCCCCAGAGGGGAAACATTGCTGAAAAACTTTCTCGAAGTGGCATACACATACAAAGGAGCAGCACAATGA
- a CDS encoding DNA-deoxyinosine glycosylase translates to MLHGFPPIESPQSTVLILGTGPSVMSALKQQYYGHERNAFWPIMRDLLGGDIDHYEQKWDLLLSHDIALWDVLSAFQRKGSADSAYTEVIPNDFQQFFQEHPAIERVLFNGKKAQEFYNRLVGIFPESCCFLSMPSTSPAYTLSYEEKRERWAEGLKILPVS, encoded by the coding sequence ATGTTGCACGGATTTCCCCCGATCGAAAGCCCTCAAAGTACCGTGCTCATCCTGGGCACTGGTCCCAGTGTCATGTCTGCCTTGAAACAACAGTACTATGGCCATGAAAGAAATGCGTTCTGGCCGATCATGCGAGATCTGCTTGGGGGCGATATTGATCATTACGAGCAGAAGTGGGATTTGCTCCTCTCGCACGATATTGCCCTATGGGATGTGCTTTCAGCTTTCCAGCGGAAAGGATCTGCCGATTCTGCCTATACAGAGGTAATCCCCAACGATTTCCAACAATTTTTCCAGGAACATCCTGCAATCGAGAGGGTACTGTTCAATGGGAAAAAGGCACAGGAGTTTTATAACAGGCTTGTCGGGATTTTTCCTGAATCCTGTTGTTTTCTCAGCATGCCCTCCACAAGTCCCGCATACACGCTCAGCTACGAGGAGAAACGTGAGCGATGGGCTGAAGGGCTAAAGATACTACCTGTTTCTTGA
- the trpD gene encoding anthranilate phosphoribosyltransferase, translated as MIREAIKQLSMKQDLDYGTALSVMHEIMEGKATPVQMSSFLTALSLKGETIEEITACAESMRSHCIRLLHDLPVLEIVGTGGDHLKTFNISSTSSIVISSMGVPVAKHGNRAASSDCGAADVFERLGVNIQVNEQRSKAMLDKIGLCFLFAQNYHISMKYVAPVRKELGIRTVFNILGPLANPAGASLQLMGVYDESLIVPLAQVMTNLGVKRGMVVCGEDGMDEITLTGETHICEVQDGTFTHYSITPEQFSLKRCRGEDLKGGNAEENAEITRSILSGEMQGPKRDIVLLNSGCALYIAGKASTIEGGIELAREAIDSGKALQQLEAFVRLSNEE; from the coding sequence ATGATACGGGAAGCCATCAAACAACTAAGCATGAAGCAGGACCTTGACTACGGTACAGCACTGTCTGTAATGCATGAAATCATGGAGGGGAAGGCAACCCCGGTTCAAATGAGCAGTTTTCTCACTGCCCTCTCCCTGAAGGGAGAGACGATCGAGGAGATTACCGCATGCGCCGAGAGCATGAGAAGTCACTGTATACGACTACTGCATGACCTGCCGGTTCTGGAGATTGTTGGCACTGGAGGGGACCACCTCAAGACCTTCAATATCTCATCCACCAGCAGCATTGTCATCTCCAGCATGGGAGTGCCGGTCGCGAAACATGGCAATCGAGCCGCCTCTTCAGATTGCGGGGCTGCCGATGTGTTTGAAAGACTGGGAGTAAACATCCAAGTCAATGAACAAAGAAGCAAAGCAATGCTGGATAAGATCGGTCTCTGCTTTCTCTTTGCCCAGAACTACCACATCAGCATGAAATACGTTGCCCCGGTGAGAAAGGAGCTGGGGATCAGGACCGTATTCAATATTCTCGGCCCCTTGGCCAACCCTGCAGGAGCTTCCTTGCAGCTTATGGGTGTTTACGATGAGAGTCTTATCGTTCCCTTGGCCCAGGTAATGACCAATCTTGGGGTAAAACGGGGAATGGTTGTCTGCGGGGAAGACGGTATGGACGAAATCACCTTGACTGGAGAAACACATATCTGTGAAGTACAGGATGGCACCTTTACACACTACTCCATCACCCCGGAACAGTTCTCCTTGAAACGATGCAGAGGGGAAGATCTCAAAGGAGGTAATGCAGAGGAGAATGCTGAAATTACCCGCTCAATCCTCAGTGGAGAAATGCAGGGTCCAAAACGGGATATTGTGCTGCTTAATAGTGGATGTGCACTCTATATTGCAGGAAAAGCAAGTACCATTGAAGGAGGCATTGAACTCGCACGAGAAGCAATCGATAGCGGAAAAGCACTACAGCAACTTGAGGCCTTCGTAAGACTGTCAAACGAGGAATAA
- the trpA gene encoding tryptophan synthase subunit alpha gives MNDRIQHAFSGGTAFIPFVTCADPDISLTEELVLAMADAGADLVELGIPFSDPIAEGPVIQRADERALASGFKIHDLFTLTERLRKHTQIPLVCMTYFNPVYKYQKERFLSSARQAGLDGLIIPDLPYEEQGEIKDSCKAEGIKLISMIAPTSSQRIITVSKHSEGFLYCVSSLGVTGMRTNLSDSAKEMVELAKANSDTPCAVGFGIHTPEQGRHIATFADGIIVGSAIMNIIAEKGRGSVEAVSGYVREMKRAITV, from the coding sequence ATGAATGACCGAATCCAGCATGCATTCTCAGGAGGCACCGCATTCATCCCCTTCGTGACCTGTGCTGATCCAGACATATCACTGACTGAAGAGTTGGTACTCGCTATGGCAGATGCAGGAGCTGACCTCGTGGAACTGGGCATTCCATTCTCTGATCCCATTGCGGAAGGACCTGTAATCCAACGGGCAGATGAACGGGCCCTTGCTTCAGGTTTCAAGATCCACGATCTTTTCACCCTGACTGAACGATTGAGAAAACACACCCAAATCCCCTTGGTCTGCATGACCTACTTCAACCCGGTGTACAAGTATCAGAAGGAGCGATTCCTTTCCAGCGCAAGGCAGGCAGGCCTCGACGGTCTGATTATTCCAGACCTTCCCTATGAGGAACAGGGAGAGATCAAGGATTCTTGCAAAGCGGAGGGTATCAAGTTGATCAGCATGATCGCCCCAACCAGTAGTCAGCGCATCATCACGGTCTCCAAGCATAGTGAGGGATTTCTCTACTGTGTAAGCTCATTGGGTGTTACCGGTATGAGAACCAATCTGAGTGACAGTGCCAAGGAGATGGTGGAACTTGCAAAAGCAAACAGCGACACTCCCTGTGCAGTTGGATTTGGCATCCATACACCGGAACAAGGGCGTCATATCGCGACATTTGCGGACGGCATTATCGTAGGCTCAGCGATAATGAATATCATTGCAGAAAAAGGAAGAGGCAGTGTAGAGGCAGTATCAGGATACGTAAGGGAGATGAAGAGGGCCATCACGGTGTGA
- a CDS encoding DMT family transporter, translated as MDSNLLLGQLLALVTAACWAQNSIIYRHLGKQVGSDAVAHIRMWLALPAIILLTYLMEGMWFPLHLSPQTYFFILASGAIGYFVTDKLLFQAYILLGSRESMVIMTLSPVVTAIFGFFLFAERLNGIQVLGILTTILGVLLMVLLDRKPVLAQQEQKDRSTGLLFAILASVLQSVSFLMAKFAMDETGPVATNLLRNIGGLSIFIIYNFFFKKNGKKHLALLKKPRLFFILLFAALAGPVLGMTTQMKAFTLAPVGIVTTITQVTPILLLPFDRFILHKKLSLPSLGGTFLSIAGVAVLFLAA; from the coding sequence ATGGATAGCAATCTTCTACTCGGGCAGTTGCTTGCCCTCGTCACTGCTGCTTGTTGGGCTCAGAATTCCATCATTTATCGCCATCTGGGAAAGCAGGTCGGTTCTGATGCAGTAGCGCATATCCGCATGTGGCTTGCCCTCCCTGCCATCATCCTCCTGACCTATCTTATGGAAGGGATGTGGTTCCCCCTCCACCTCTCTCCACAGACCTATTTTTTCATCCTTGCCAGCGGAGCAATAGGTTACTTCGTTACTGATAAGTTGCTTTTCCAAGCCTATATACTGCTGGGCAGCAGGGAATCGATGGTAATCATGACGCTCTCTCCGGTGGTTACCGCCATCTTTGGTTTTTTTCTGTTCGCAGAACGGTTGAACGGTATCCAGGTTCTGGGCATCCTTACCACCATACTGGGAGTATTGCTGATGGTCCTACTCGACCGAAAGCCAGTACTTGCCCAGCAGGAACAGAAGGACCGCTCCACTGGCCTGCTCTTCGCCATTCTTGCCTCAGTCTTGCAATCAGTCTCCTTTCTCATGGCTAAATTCGCAATGGACGAGACTGGTCCTGTTGCAACAAACCTTCTACGCAACATCGGGGGACTCTCCATCTTCATCATCTACAATTTCTTTTTCAAGAAGAATGGGAAAAAGCACCTGGCACTCCTGAAAAAACCTCGTCTCTTCTTTATCCTGCTTTTTGCTGCACTCGCTGGGCCTGTCTTGGGTATGACAACACAGATGAAGGCATTCACCTTGGCGCCGGTGGGAATTGTTACCACGATTACCCAGGTAACCCCTATACTCCTTCTCCCCTTTGACCGCTTTATCCTCCATAAGAAGCTTTCTCTGCCTAGCCTCGGGGGCACTTTCCTCTCCATCGCAGGGGTTGCAGTATTGTTTCTTGCTGCCTGA
- a CDS encoding anthranilate synthase component I family protein, with the protein MQYYPTKEAALAYQNGGGYLPLTLEMLCDQHTPITVLSRLKAESSHCFLLESVDDRQRWGRYSFLGYDPLLALSTQDHITTVQHRNGSKETSEGHPEKVIRGVLEAYRSIPIEKLPPFTGGLVGYFSYDYIKYQEPHLLIDYRKDDAFKDLDLMFFDQVICFDHYRQVLTLIVTYQAKDGANGYEEAQQRLLAMHRIVQNERPLKRFPGIMKEPLRPLFNKETYCSMVEKAKGYIKEGDIFQVVLSNRWEAAFEGSLMDTYRVLRTINPSPYMFYFSGSEIEIAGASPETLVNLKDGILHTFPLAGTRRRGETEEEDLANEKDLLSDEKELAEHNMLVDLGRNDLGKISKFGSVEVESYLQIQRYSHVMHIGSTVKGSIREDMDALSAIASVLPAGTLSGAPKLRACQIIEELEHTQRGIYGGAVGYIGSNQNMDTCIAIRLAYRKGNRVYVRSGAGIVADSVAESEYAECERKAKAVEEALQKAPGGIL; encoded by the coding sequence ATGCAGTACTATCCAACAAAGGAAGCAGCGTTGGCCTACCAGAATGGGGGGGGCTATCTTCCTCTTACCCTCGAAATGCTTTGTGACCAGCATACCCCCATCACCGTGCTTTCCCGATTAAAGGCAGAAAGCTCCCACTGTTTCTTACTTGAAAGCGTCGATGACAGACAGAGATGGGGACGGTACTCCTTTCTCGGATACGACCCCTTACTCGCCCTTTCGACCCAAGACCATATAACCACTGTTCAACACCGAAATGGGAGCAAAGAGACATCAGAAGGACACCCTGAGAAGGTAATCAGAGGCGTCCTGGAAGCCTATAGGAGCATTCCCATTGAAAAGCTGCCCCCATTCACAGGAGGCCTAGTAGGATACTTCAGCTATGACTACATCAAATACCAAGAACCCCATCTACTCATCGACTATAGGAAGGATGATGCTTTCAAGGACCTCGATCTCATGTTCTTCGACCAGGTGATCTGTTTCGACCACTACCGTCAGGTATTGACCCTTATCGTTACCTATCAGGCAAAGGATGGTGCAAATGGATATGAGGAAGCACAGCAACGTTTGCTTGCAATGCACAGGATTGTACAGAATGAGCGTCCTCTTAAGCGATTTCCAGGTATCATGAAAGAACCACTAAGACCACTCTTCAACAAAGAGACTTACTGCTCCATGGTGGAGAAGGCTAAAGGCTATATCAAGGAAGGAGACATCTTCCAGGTGGTGCTTTCCAATCGTTGGGAAGCAGCATTCGAGGGAAGTCTGATGGATACCTACCGAGTCTTGAGAACCATCAACCCTTCCCCGTATATGTTCTACTTTTCCGGTAGCGAGATTGAAATCGCCGGAGCATCACCAGAGACCTTGGTCAATCTCAAGGATGGCATACTGCATACCTTTCCCTTGGCGGGCACCCGAAGACGGGGAGAAACAGAGGAAGAAGACTTAGCAAATGAAAAGGACCTTCTTAGCGATGAGAAGGAGCTTGCAGAGCATAATATGCTGGTCGATCTTGGGCGTAATGATCTTGGAAAGATAAGTAAGTTCGGCAGTGTTGAAGTTGAATCCTATCTCCAAATCCAACGCTACAGCCATGTAATGCATATCGGATCAACGGTGAAGGGATCCATACGGGAAGACATGGATGCACTTTCAGCCATTGCCTCCGTACTCCCTGCTGGGACACTGAGCGGGGCTCCCAAGCTCCGCGCCTGCCAGATCATCGAAGAACTGGAGCATACCCAGCGTGGTATCTATGGAGGTGCTGTCGGTTACATCGGCAGCAACCAGAACATGGATACCTGTATTGCCATTCGCTTGGCCTACAGAAAAGGAAACAGGGTGTATGTACGTAGCGGTGCGGGTATCGTAGCAGACAGCGTAGCAGAAAGTGAGTATGCAGAGTGTGAACGAAAAGCAAAGGCGGTAGAGGAAGCCTTGCAAAAAGCCCCAGGAGGCATCCTATGA
- a CDS encoding phosphoribosylanthranilate isomerase, giving the protein MTKIKLCGMQREEHIEWANEAGCDYIGFVFAPSRRQISREVAADLRKRVNPTIAVVGVFVDEPVEHIIRIAEEGIIDLIQLHGREDEAYLRALRSVCSLPIIKAVCNPHTTVVESSTADYILLDGAKGGSGKVFDWRQASGYDKPIFLAGGLHAGNLENAIRTVCPYAVDMSSGLEERGKKQRHLMVQATAIAHAL; this is encoded by the coding sequence ATGACAAAAATCAAACTCTGCGGCATGCAAAGGGAAGAACACATAGAGTGGGCCAATGAAGCAGGATGTGACTATATAGGCTTTGTTTTTGCCCCAAGCCGGAGGCAGATAAGCAGAGAAGTTGCAGCTGATTTACGTAAACGGGTGAATCCAACCATTGCTGTTGTTGGTGTGTTTGTTGACGAACCGGTTGAACACATCATTCGCATCGCTGAAGAAGGAATCATCGATCTCATTCAGCTGCATGGAAGGGAGGATGAGGCATACCTGCGGGCCCTTCGCTCAGTCTGTTCACTTCCCATCATCAAGGCGGTCTGTAATCCTCATACTACTGTAGTCGAATCCAGCACAGCAGATTATATCTTGCTCGATGGAGCAAAAGGAGGAAGCGGGAAGGTGTTCGACTGGAGGCAAGCCTCAGGTTATGACAAGCCAATATTTCTCGCAGGAGGATTACATGCCGGCAATCTGGAGAATGCAATCAGAACCGTCTGCCCCTATGCGGTCGATATGAGCAGTGGATTGGAAGAGAGAGGGAAAAAGCAACGACATCTCATGGTACAGGCAACCGCAATCGCTCATGCCTTATGA